The following are encoded together in the Culex pipiens pallens isolate TS chromosome 1, TS_CPP_V2, whole genome shotgun sequence genome:
- the LOC120412989 gene encoding serine--tRNA ligase, mitochondrial encodes MLAFKSLSVLKSFHLEQKLVTYARFVHHKFHLVKPSYDTDYLLNPANIPEIQHNIEHRKGVGNIQLVHELNSKLRSLPANAGEAERSQLNDQLQAELRKIPNRTHPGVLQHGADPKVVRYYNEKPSLGEGAKVFEFSEMTKKMNIFRMEKLGNFTGHKSYYLTGELAELEQALIRYALSKLLARNFHLITVPDILPARIIESCGMSTHGERNQVYKLNYPHETLCLSGTSEMALAGYFAGTVTEESRLPLKLTAVSRCFRAETSALHEEKGIYRVHQFTKVEMFSVCRPDQSEAMLEEFRDIEVDLFDALGVHFQLLDMPACELGAPAYRKYDIEAWMPGRGMYGEISSCSDCTDYQARRLGIQYRSGSDNSQLNYAHTVNGTACAIPRMLIALLENFQNKDYTITVPEPLRPFMRGKDKISRKKVLPELKLTKRLAQEEIC; translated from the exons ATGTTAGCATTTAAAAGTTTATCCGTTCTAAAATCATTCCACTTGGAGCAAAAACTAGTCACCTACGCCCGTTTCGTTCATCACAAGTTTCACCTGGTGAAACCGAGCTATGACACCGATTACCTGCTAAATCCGGCCAACATACCGGAAATCCAGCACAACATTGAGCACCGCAAAGGCGTCGGAAACATTCAGCTGGTCCATGAGTTAAACAGTAAACTCCGTTCACTTCCCGCCAATGCAGGTGAGGCAGAAAGATCCCAACTAAATGATCAACTTCAGGCGGAGTTGAGAAAAATTCCCAACCGAACCCATCCGGGCGTGCTGCAGCACGGTGCGGATCCCAAAGTGGTGCGGTACTACAACGAGAAGCCGTCCCTCGGCGAGGGGGCAAAGGTGTTTGAGTTTTCCGAGATGACCAAAAAAATGAACATCTTTCGGATGGAAAAGCTGGGCAACTTTACCGGCCACAAGTCGTACTATCTAACGGGCGAGTTGGCCGAGCTG GAGCAAGCCCTCATCCGGTACGCGCTCTCAAAACTCCTGGCACGCAACTTCCACCTCATCACCGTGCCGGACATCCTGCCGGCTCGCATAATCGAAAGCTGCGGCATGAGCACCCACGGCGAACGCAACCAGGTGTACAAACTCAACTACCCGCACGAAACGCTCTGCCTGTCGGGCACTTCCGAGATGGCCCTGGCGGGATACTTTGCCGGAACCGTAACGGAGGAGTCGCGACTGCCGCTCAAGCTGACCGCCGTCAGTCGGTGCTTCCGGGCGGAAACTTCGGCACTGCACGAGGAGAAGGGCATCTACCGGGTGCATCAGTTCACCAAGGTTGAGATGTTCTCCGTGTGCCGGCCCGACCAGTCGGAGGCGATGCTGGAGGAGTTTCGGGACATCGAGGTGGATCTGTTTGACGCGCTGGGCGTTCACTTCCAGCTGTTGGACATGCCCGCGTGCGAGTTGGGTGCGCCTGCCTACCGGAAGTATGACATCGAAGCGTGGATGCCGGGCAGGGGCATGTACGGGGAAATTTCTAGCTGTAGCGATTGTACGGATTATCAGGCGAGGAGATTGG GAATTCAATATCGCTCCGGAAGCGACAACAGTCAGCTGAACTATGCGCACACGGTCAACGGAACGGCGTGCGCAATACCACGAATGTTAATTGCCCTGCTGGAGAACTTCCAAAACAAAGACTACACCATTACGGTTCCGGAACCGTTGCGACCCTTCATGCGAGGGAAGGACAAAATTAGCCGAAAGAAAGTGTTGCCCGAACTGAAGCTAACCAAGCGATTAGCTCAGGAGGAAATTTGTTAA